The proteins below come from a single Acaryochloris sp. CCMEE 5410 genomic window:
- a CDS encoding Rieske 2Fe-2S domain-containing protein: MKSSLTLVDVEQTPPHLSDTPLTTADISRRVQTLPAGGNDPNRFDWQEVWYPIAYVKDLDKEKLTTFTLLDRDLVIWWDHNANTWRVFADQCPHRLARLSEGRIDEDGLIECPYHGWAFSGTGDCERIPQQVSGRSAESSPRACVDSLPISIQQGLLFAYAGQPERAALTPVPIVGPIEESPDDWIILDGFRDLPYDVLTLLENVLDPSHLPYTHHRSVGNRSNAGPVELEVMESGKQGFYGVWEEGPRQGKLGTQTTTFVAPGLMWHDLTSSQFGRTLTVVYATPVRKGECRIFARFPFQFSSKVPAWMISHTPTWFSHLGQNAILEDDQIFLHFQERYLERTKDSKSIAQAFYLPTRADRFVLALHQWQERFQADPFPGQSLPPERTREQLLDRYHSHTVNCASCSQALKNVKRLRKVMVGLALVAWTLTPLLAFGFGVFSIKLSIAATVTIFSSAVAWLSLGQLEKRFLRGRSIPPRNYPEKKGR, translated from the coding sequence ATGAAATCTTCTCTGACTTTGGTTGACGTTGAGCAAACCCCTCCACATTTGTCAGATACACCTTTGACGACTGCCGACATTTCTCGCAGGGTCCAAACATTGCCTGCGGGGGGGAATGATCCCAACCGCTTTGATTGGCAAGAAGTTTGGTATCCTATTGCCTACGTTAAGGATCTAGATAAAGAAAAACTCACTACCTTTACTTTGTTAGACCGGGATCTTGTGATTTGGTGGGATCACAACGCCAACACCTGGCGAGTTTTTGCAGATCAATGCCCCCATCGATTAGCTCGACTGTCTGAGGGCCGGATCGATGAAGATGGGCTGATTGAGTGCCCCTATCATGGCTGGGCTTTTTCGGGGACGGGTGATTGTGAACGGATTCCTCAGCAGGTGAGTGGCCGTTCTGCCGAGAGTTCTCCAAGGGCCTGTGTGGACTCCCTGCCGATTAGTATTCAACAAGGTTTGTTATTCGCCTATGCGGGGCAGCCAGAACGGGCGGCTCTAACCCCTGTACCCATTGTTGGACCCATTGAAGAGTCACCTGACGACTGGATTATTCTCGATGGATTTCGTGACCTGCCCTACGATGTGCTCACGCTACTTGAAAATGTTTTAGACCCTAGCCATTTACCCTATACTCATCACCGTTCTGTTGGGAACCGCAGCAATGCGGGGCCGGTGGAATTGGAGGTCATGGAATCAGGAAAACAAGGGTTTTACGGTGTGTGGGAAGAAGGCCCTCGCCAAGGAAAATTGGGAACACAAACAACAACATTTGTGGCTCCCGGCTTGATGTGGCATGACTTAACATCTAGCCAGTTTGGTCGAACCTTGACCGTTGTCTATGCTACACCAGTCCGTAAAGGTGAGTGTCGCATTTTTGCTCGATTCCCGTTTCAATTTTCATCTAAAGTGCCTGCTTGGATGATTAGTCATACGCCGACTTGGTTTTCTCATCTAGGGCAGAATGCCATATTAGAAGATGACCAAATCTTCTTGCATTTCCAAGAACGGTATTTAGAGCGGACCAAAGACAGTAAGTCCATTGCTCAAGCCTTTTATCTGCCCACACGGGCCGATCGGTTTGTGCTGGCATTGCATCAATGGCAAGAACGCTTCCAGGCTGATCCTTTCCCCGGGCAAAGTCTACCCCCAGAGCGGACTCGCGAGCAGTTACTTGATCGGTACCATTCACACACGGTGAACTGTGCCAGCTGTTCCCAGGCATTGAAAAATGTCAAACGCCTGCGGAAAGTAATGGTTGGACTAGCCTTGGTCGCTTGGACCCTTACACCGCTTTTGGCCTTTGGCTTTGGGGTATTCTCGATCAAATTGTCTATTGCTGCGACCGTTACGATCTTTTCTTCGGCTGTGGCCTGGCTAAGCTTAGGTCAATTAGAGAAAAGATTTCTAAGAGGGCGATCTATCCCACCTCGAAATTACCCGGAGAAAAAAGGTCGTTAG
- a CDS encoding adenosine kinase, with protein sequence MAKYDVYGLGNALVDIECEVSVEVLQNLGVDKGVMTLLEEADQQRIIDHLSSYSLKRGCGGSAANTLIAISQFGGKSCYSCKVASDEPGQFYLDDLIRCGVDTNLQQHQPEAGVTGKCLVFVTPDADRTMNTFLGISGRFSEAELLPDAIADSTYTYIEGYLVTSPDAKAAAIKARDMAKAAGQKVSLTLSDFNMVSFFKDGLLEMIGSGLDLIFANESEALKMAETEDISAAIDHMKTLATYFAITRGPQGSLIYDGQQVIEIAPTPVQAIDTVGAGDMYAGAVLYGITNGMSYREAGQLGSVAAAKLVASLGPRMPTEVTRSLLTEVKTASQG encoded by the coding sequence ATGGCAAAATACGACGTTTACGGTCTCGGCAACGCCCTCGTAGATATTGAATGCGAAGTTTCTGTAGAGGTCTTGCAGAACCTTGGGGTCGATAAGGGCGTGATGACCCTATTAGAAGAAGCTGATCAACAGCGAATCATTGACCATCTCAGTAGCTATTCCCTGAAGCGAGGATGTGGTGGCTCGGCAGCCAACACCCTGATTGCCATTAGCCAGTTTGGGGGGAAGTCTTGCTACTCTTGCAAAGTTGCCAGTGATGAACCGGGACAGTTTTACCTGGATGATTTGATCCGGTGTGGCGTCGATACTAATTTACAACAGCATCAGCCAGAAGCGGGCGTCACGGGTAAGTGCCTGGTTTTCGTTACCCCAGATGCTGACCGAACTATGAATACCTTTCTGGGTATCTCTGGACGCTTTTCTGAAGCTGAATTGTTGCCGGATGCGATCGCAGATTCCACCTACACCTATATCGAAGGCTACCTAGTCACCTCTCCCGATGCCAAAGCAGCTGCCATCAAAGCCAGAGATATGGCTAAAGCCGCAGGCCAAAAAGTCTCCCTGACCCTATCTGACTTCAACATGGTCAGCTTTTTCAAAGACGGTCTATTGGAGATGATTGGCTCCGGTTTAGATTTAATCTTTGCCAATGAAAGTGAAGCCCTAAAAATGGCAGAGACCGAGGATATTTCCGCTGCCATTGACCATATGAAGACCCTGGCAACCTATTTTGCCATCACTCGGGGTCCCCAAGGCTCTTTGATTTACGATGGTCAGCAAGTCATAGAAATTGCACCGACCCCAGTACAGGCCATCGATACCGTTGGAGCTGGCGATATGTATGCCGGAGCTGTGCTCTATGGCATTACCAATGGCATGAGCTATAGGGAAGCTGGACAACTCGGATCCGTTGCCGCAGCTAAACTCGTCGCCAGTCTTGGTCCCCGCATGCCTACGGAAGTGACTCGTAGTCTTTTAACTGAAGTAAAAACGGCTTCCCAAGGTTAG
- a CDS encoding RsmB/NOP family class I SAM-dependent RNA methyltransferase: protein MSKLLTKFSLKLWSDPQQQQAFIQALTEPQPYSPCIAWIKERTDKAFFQRVDALPWQLPFVDRLAVGERPGKHDLHHQGAYYCLDFSSVFAATPLTVIRKKPNVVLDLCAAPGGKSLLAWRLLQPHLLVSNEVIGKRVGMLISNLKRCQVKPVQVLSADPSVLAEAIPASADVVLVDAPCTGQSLLAKGESAPGCFHPASIQHNVKRQRRILANASRLVVPGGYLAYMTCAFSEAENERVCRWFTRRFLNFEPQTVDALLTFQSHLTDMPCYRIWPQSGLGAGAFTMLFRNTQGAESMVQPLGAWLDENARWSSE from the coding sequence GTGTCTAAGTTGTTGACAAAATTTAGTCTGAAGCTATGGTCAGACCCTCAGCAACAACAAGCCTTTATACAGGCATTGACGGAGCCACAGCCCTATAGCCCTTGTATTGCTTGGATCAAAGAACGGACAGATAAAGCCTTCTTTCAACGGGTTGACGCCCTACCTTGGCAGCTTCCCTTTGTGGATCGATTGGCAGTGGGAGAGCGTCCCGGAAAGCATGATTTGCATCACCAGGGAGCCTATTATTGCCTAGATTTCTCCTCGGTATTTGCCGCAACTCCTCTCACGGTTATTCGGAAAAAGCCTAATGTCGTGCTCGATCTATGTGCAGCTCCGGGAGGGAAAAGCCTTTTAGCTTGGCGATTGCTACAGCCCCACTTGCTGGTGAGTAACGAAGTGATTGGTAAGCGGGTGGGAATGCTCATTAGCAATTTAAAACGATGTCAAGTTAAGCCTGTACAGGTGTTGAGCGCAGACCCATCTGTACTAGCTGAAGCGATTCCTGCCAGTGCTGATGTGGTGTTAGTCGATGCCCCTTGTACGGGGCAATCTTTGTTGGCGAAGGGGGAGTCTGCACCCGGCTGTTTCCATCCCGCTTCTATCCAACATAATGTGAAGCGACAAAGACGCATCCTGGCTAATGCCTCCCGTTTAGTGGTGCCAGGAGGCTATTTGGCCTATATGACCTGTGCGTTCTCTGAAGCGGAAAATGAGCGGGTCTGTCGCTGGTTTACTCGCCGCTTTCTCAACTTCGAACCTCAAACGGTTGATGCCTTATTGACTTTTCAATCCCACCTAACGGATATGCCTTGTTATCGGATATGGCCCCAGTCTGGTTTGGGAGCAGGTGCTTTCACCATGTTATTTCGCAATACCCAAGGGGCAGAATCCATGGTTCAACCCTTAGGGGCATGGCTGGATGAGAACGCTCGTTGGTCTTCTGAATAG
- a CDS encoding MAPEG family protein: MSLNSLLAVVLSLTVVWERAQARLWHGVCPADIVHQRDYLDDPNRWAAWVEKLTKGWFLTFEPNQGRLQRKVRAFGNFVEYTPLVILFLVVLELMQAPSPLLWGLGIAYSVGRMAHAIGVMETYGPSPGRAIGYFLTLLVYLIGAGACLTLGSRFYFS; encoded by the coding sequence TTGAGCCTCAACAGTTTGCTCGCGGTTGTCTTATCTCTCACGGTTGTCTGGGAGCGAGCCCAAGCTCGACTTTGGCATGGTGTGTGCCCAGCGGATATTGTTCATCAACGGGACTACCTGGATGATCCAAATCGATGGGCAGCTTGGGTAGAGAAACTGACGAAGGGATGGTTCTTGACTTTCGAGCCTAATCAGGGCCGTTTACAACGGAAGGTACGCGCGTTTGGCAACTTTGTTGAATACACCCCTTTGGTCATTCTGTTTTTAGTCGTTTTAGAACTTATGCAGGCCCCATCTCCTCTCCTTTGGGGATTGGGGATAGCCTATAGCGTGGGCAGAATGGCCCATGCTATAGGCGTGATGGAGACCTATGGTCCCTCCCCAGGGAGAGCCATAGGTTACTTTTTGACGCTGTTGGTGTATTTGATAGGTGCAGGCGCTTGCCTAACCTTGGGAAGCCGTTTTTACTTCAGTTAA
- a CDS encoding PhoH family protein, producing the protein MKKAFVLDTNVLLHDPNAIFRFEDNDVVLPITIIEELDRFKKQPQETGRNARQVSRTLDDLRAQGQLTKGIELPKGGTIRVALCDRITLKELPPELEGDQADNAILAVALELKNQCQCPVALVSKDTNLRIKADVLGLAAEDYSTDKVDVEGLYTGMTEVMVGSDTISQLFQSGQATLAEKTWPNQAVTLVDSLKPSHTALALAGDLTGEVMPLPKFPHNGISRIRARNREQKFAFELLMRDDIALVTLVGKAGTGKTLIAIAAGLHKVADEKNYSRLLIARPVVPMGRDLGYLPGDIDEKLTPWMQPLYDNFDLIFGTQEAVGQPQHWRRGHEELMDQGLLQIEPLTYIRGRTIPKQFLIVDEAQNLTPHEVKTILTRAGEETKVVLTGDPEQIDNPYVDAASNGLTYVVERFKSEPIAGHITLYQGERSDLAERAAALL; encoded by the coding sequence ATGAAAAAAGCGTTTGTCCTTGATACGAATGTACTGTTGCATGATCCAAATGCCATCTTTCGCTTTGAGGATAACGACGTCGTCTTGCCGATTACGATTATTGAAGAACTCGATCGGTTCAAAAAGCAGCCCCAAGAAACCGGGCGGAATGCCCGTCAGGTGTCGCGAACCTTGGATGATCTGAGGGCGCAGGGGCAACTGACAAAAGGGATTGAACTGCCAAAGGGTGGAACAATACGGGTTGCATTGTGCGATCGCATCACCCTCAAAGAGCTGCCCCCAGAACTAGAAGGGGACCAAGCCGATAACGCAATTCTGGCCGTGGCCTTGGAACTGAAAAATCAGTGCCAATGTCCCGTGGCTTTAGTGAGCAAAGATACCAATCTCCGCATAAAAGCGGATGTTTTAGGTTTGGCCGCAGAGGACTACTCCACCGATAAAGTTGATGTTGAAGGGCTCTATACCGGCATGACTGAAGTCATGGTAGGGAGCGATACGATTAGTCAGCTCTTCCAATCGGGACAAGCCACCCTGGCCGAAAAAACATGGCCCAATCAGGCGGTCACTTTAGTGGATAGTCTCAAGCCTTCCCATACAGCCTTAGCTTTAGCCGGTGATCTTACGGGCGAAGTCATGCCGTTGCCCAAATTTCCCCATAACGGCATTTCTAGAATTCGGGCGCGGAATCGCGAACAAAAATTCGCCTTTGAATTGCTCATGCGAGACGATATTGCCTTAGTCACCTTGGTCGGGAAAGCGGGAACCGGCAAAACGTTGATTGCGATCGCAGCAGGCTTACATAAAGTTGCGGATGAGAAGAACTATAGCCGTCTGTTAATTGCCCGTCCTGTTGTGCCCATGGGACGAGATTTGGGGTATTTACCGGGGGATATTGACGAAAAACTCACCCCTTGGATGCAGCCTCTCTATGACAATTTTGATCTGATTTTTGGGACTCAAGAAGCGGTGGGGCAACCTCAGCATTGGCGGCGGGGACATGAAGAGTTAATGGACCAAGGGCTCCTCCAAATAGAACCCCTCACCTATATTCGCGGACGGACTATTCCCAAACAATTTTTGATTGTGGATGAAGCCCAAAACCTGACTCCCCATGAAGTTAAAACGATTTTGACGCGGGCCGGGGAAGAGACCAAAGTGGTGCTCACTGGAGACCCTGAGCAAATCGATAATCCCTATGTAGATGCGGCCAGTAATGGGTTGACCTACGTGGTAGAGCGATTTAAATCTGAGCCCATAGCGGGCCATATCACTCTGTATCAAGGTGAACGATCTGATTTGGCCGAAAGAGCAGCAGCCTTACTGTAG
- a CDS encoding caspase family protein has translation MLTLDLGQLVYTSFPDQGFQTLSSADVPEEVKQVFLTQVVYKYWNSYAPPQPGYRAAYLAQISPELTLFGWMYNQGDDDLGRSHIPYFIAYCLAGALDNPLLDTIYACLERGPVTFIERHRVSSDLHRVVIDQIDGLQPTLPGVMVPSGTRARCRLLLNKGKLLNFSVAIPGESEVVNGKENDSEMPQETSADALVPEMDNQPLLSSLERLLESPRITLDSMTRVPTTKNALLIGVSHCEHGFEPLPGVQQDIAVMKQVLENPKIAAFDEVQTLLNPNPQILAESLESFCQDRDVDDLLVVYFSGHGVVLDDHGRFGLTTSMSRTNSKGKVVRSTLVSADLLQDILNDSKAERQVVVLDCCYRQTDTSAINPHLGGVNLPQYLGGLGRTIMTSATQARHAFVHKGADLSLYTFYLVEGLRTGAADQNCDGSISVEEWYAYGKRKVKQEIPAIEPQIYNVKAVQNLALAQAAIDEPQFVYRRQFEFYAGRGEVSQVNRVILDNLQSSLDLDLEMAKMIEAEVSKPGKAYQTKLQEYAMAFVEAVRQEYPVSDYLQDQFRQFQATLGLTDADTIPVESAIIRQVQVIQFPGQAPEPPRRAVPSSTWSNQTVIQPLHQALGVGQQTLKTSAQRLTSLGQNLSMIVSQSVRNARYRVNLSSVSWRQVQSVPKRVWWFAGAGAIALLLLMSILRQQQEAQQRQKEAQQMEFWQSLAQQKRYDTCIAQTQNIPKDSRLYPSAQKLFSQCQAGINWKNAQLKTLSNAPKQAIWSVALSPDGKTLIGSGDQNDIKLWNLGKGQLIRTLSDHKDQVWTIALGPKGKILASASGDCTIKLWDVPTGKLLRTFAAHPATVWSVAISPDGTLLVSGSEDQTLKVWNIKTGKLVRTLKGHSGQVRSVTISANGQMIASASSDKTVKLWELKSGKLLRTFKGHTGRVISIAFGPSSQQLASAGQDKTVRLWDLKSGKLSRTLQEHTKPVTAVTFSPDGNTLATGSLDRTVKLWNLSTGALRHTLTGYQGDIYSLAFAADGQSLVSSSKNSAIKVWSRD, from the coding sequence ATGCTAACGCTAGATCTTGGTCAACTGGTTTACACTAGCTTCCCTGATCAGGGCTTTCAGACTCTCAGTAGTGCTGATGTCCCGGAGGAAGTGAAACAAGTTTTTTTAACCCAGGTGGTTTATAAGTATTGGAATTCTTACGCGCCGCCTCAGCCAGGATATCGAGCGGCTTACCTTGCTCAAATCTCTCCTGAGCTAACCTTATTTGGCTGGATGTATAACCAAGGGGATGATGACTTAGGCCGAAGTCACATCCCCTACTTTATTGCCTATTGTTTAGCGGGTGCCCTGGATAATCCTCTCTTGGATACAATCTATGCCTGCTTGGAGAGAGGTCCTGTGACGTTTATTGAACGTCACAGGGTTTCGTCTGATCTCCATAGGGTCGTCATTGACCAGATAGATGGCTTGCAGCCGACATTGCCCGGCGTGATGGTTCCGTCTGGTACCCGGGCACGATGTCGTTTGCTACTCAACAAAGGTAAGCTACTCAATTTCTCGGTGGCTATCCCCGGCGAGTCGGAGGTGGTGAACGGCAAAGAGAATGATTCTGAAATGCCGCAAGAAACATCGGCTGATGCCCTCGTACCAGAAATGGACAATCAGCCCCTTTTGTCTTCCCTGGAGCGTTTGCTAGAGTCTCCGAGAATTACCTTAGACTCGATGACTCGGGTACCCACGACTAAGAATGCTCTGTTGATTGGGGTCAGCCATTGTGAGCATGGCTTTGAACCATTGCCAGGGGTCCAGCAGGATATTGCGGTGATGAAGCAAGTCCTAGAAAATCCTAAAATCGCTGCTTTTGATGAGGTCCAAACCTTACTGAACCCGAATCCCCAAATTTTGGCAGAATCCCTAGAAAGCTTTTGCCAAGATCGAGATGTTGATGATCTGCTCGTGGTCTATTTTTCTGGCCATGGGGTGGTGTTGGATGATCATGGCCGATTTGGGTTAACCACTAGTATGAGCCGCACTAACTCAAAAGGTAAAGTGGTGCGGTCAACCCTAGTTTCAGCCGATCTGCTCCAAGATATTTTGAATGATAGTAAGGCAGAACGACAGGTTGTAGTTTTAGATTGCTGCTATCGACAAACTGACACCTCTGCTATCAATCCCCATCTCGGGGGGGTGAATCTCCCTCAATATTTAGGTGGATTGGGGCGGACGATTATGACCTCAGCGACTCAGGCTCGCCATGCATTTGTGCATAAGGGAGCTGATCTATCCCTTTACACGTTTTATTTAGTGGAAGGGTTAAGAACTGGTGCTGCAGATCAAAATTGTGACGGCAGTATTTCGGTGGAGGAATGGTATGCCTATGGGAAGCGCAAGGTCAAACAAGAGATTCCGGCAATTGAACCGCAAATTTATAATGTCAAGGCAGTACAGAATTTAGCTTTGGCTCAAGCTGCCATCGATGAACCCCAATTTGTCTATCGCCGTCAGTTCGAATTCTATGCAGGGCGTGGAGAGGTATCGCAGGTAAATCGGGTGATTTTGGATAATCTTCAGTCCAGCCTTGATCTGGACTTAGAGATGGCCAAGATGATTGAGGCGGAGGTGAGTAAACCGGGTAAAGCCTATCAGACTAAACTGCAAGAATATGCCATGGCCTTTGTGGAGGCCGTGCGCCAAGAATATCCGGTCAGTGATTATTTGCAGGATCAGTTTCGGCAGTTTCAAGCCACCTTGGGGTTAACGGATGCAGATACGATTCCAGTTGAATCCGCGATTATTCGTCAGGTTCAGGTGATCCAATTCCCTGGACAGGCCCCTGAACCGCCGAGACGTGCGGTACCTAGTTCAACCTGGTCAAATCAAACGGTGATTCAGCCGCTCCATCAGGCTCTGGGGGTTGGGCAACAGACCCTGAAGACCTCAGCTCAGCGCCTGACTTCCCTGGGGCAAAATCTGTCTATGATCGTGAGTCAGTCTGTACGGAATGCTCGATATCGGGTGAACTTGTCTTCCGTGTCTTGGCGTCAGGTGCAGTCGGTACCCAAGCGGGTTTGGTGGTTTGCGGGGGCGGGTGCGATCGCACTTCTGCTACTAATGTCTATTCTGCGTCAACAACAAGAGGCGCAACAGCGGCAGAAAGAGGCACAGCAGATGGAGTTTTGGCAATCCCTGGCCCAACAGAAACGCTATGACACCTGTATTGCCCAGACTCAAAATATTCCCAAAGATTCTCGACTCTATCCTTCTGCTCAGAAACTATTCTCCCAGTGCCAGGCAGGTATCAATTGGAAGAATGCTCAATTAAAAACCTTGTCGAATGCCCCGAAACAGGCAATTTGGTCTGTTGCCCTCAGCCCAGATGGCAAGACCTTGATTGGCAGTGGTGACCAAAACGATATTAAGTTGTGGAACTTAGGGAAAGGCCAGCTCATTCGAACTCTGTCAGATCACAAAGATCAGGTTTGGACGATTGCCCTAGGCCCTAAAGGTAAAATCTTAGCCAGTGCTAGTGGGGATTGCACGATTAAATTGTGGGATGTACCCACCGGGAAGCTCCTTAGAACCTTTGCCGCCCATCCAGCAACCGTATGGTCTGTGGCCATTAGCCCTGACGGCACGTTGTTGGTCAGTGGGAGTGAAGATCAAACCCTGAAAGTTTGGAATATTAAAACGGGCAAGCTTGTCCGCACCCTCAAGGGACATTCGGGGCAAGTGCGCTCGGTGACCATTAGTGCCAATGGTCAGATGATTGCCAGTGCTAGCAGTGATAAGACGGTGAAGTTATGGGAACTGAAGTCAGGCAAGCTTCTGCGGACCTTTAAGGGACATACGGGCCGGGTAATTTCCATTGCCTTTGGACCTTCCAGCCAACAGTTAGCCAGCGCTGGTCAGGATAAAACCGTAAGGCTCTGGGATCTGAAATCTGGAAAATTGAGTCGAACCCTTCAGGAGCATACTAAACCCGTGACGGCGGTGACCTTTAGTCCTGATGGGAATACATTGGCAACGGGGAGTTTAGATCGGACGGTCAAACTCTGGAACCTTTCGACGGGGGCCTTACGTCATACTCTCACAGGCTATCAAGGCGATATTTATTCCTTGGCTTTTGCCGCCGATGGTCAGTCTTTGGTCAGTAGCAGTAAAAATAGTGCTATTAAAGTCTGGAGCCGGGATTAG
- a CDS encoding pentapeptide repeat-containing protein codes for MKRLLEWGSIPWLALAIGSFQTPAQALDSVQFLLNEGFCQACTLSNSDLSGLDLANVKLNHAILIKADLSGANLSGADLTGANLSGANLSGADLTNANLTNANLDQVNLTGARLNNTNLAGANVQIAVNAPVPSTAQSSFVSYYNPPEESTDISPISPIPSAPPPTYGRVLNPPKSGYQPPTAVATRAPSLPLPSAPPIPTESPTVADNSIGGADDPSQAAALTTDGIGIIDGGTVPKGRVLVSLKGGPQGIQSTVRYGILGDLEALGYLDYSFGTVDESEQGFGLKYRFLDQAKGKPLTISAAVNVGLTGETFINYATNNRNEFQQRGLNKAVPTIFQGTDGNVGNNLIYSVSLPVHYQATDRLNLWVTPTFSYVQDRDIAVGGFNFGGSYEIVNNLNFIAEVGASFAGRGNAFLNNTLGDAIPWNVGFRYDSSTLFGFTPGSKQLIFDLYATNRVGTSPWNQLRVRDQDEPTIGVGVHLLW; via the coding sequence ATGAAACGTTTGTTGGAATGGGGGAGTATCCCCTGGCTAGCACTGGCTATCGGTAGCTTTCAAACACCAGCCCAAGCGCTAGACTCAGTACAATTTTTACTCAATGAGGGGTTTTGCCAAGCCTGTACCCTTAGTAATTCAGACCTATCGGGGCTGGATCTAGCAAATGTCAAACTGAACCATGCCATTCTTATCAAGGCTGACTTGTCCGGAGCTAATTTATCGGGAGCTGACCTCACAGGTGCCAACCTTTCCGGCGCGAATCTGAGCGGGGCCGATCTCACGAATGCCAATCTTACGAATGCCAACTTAGACCAAGTTAATTTAACTGGTGCTCGCCTCAATAACACCAACTTAGCTGGAGCAAATGTACAAATTGCTGTAAATGCTCCAGTGCCTTCTACAGCTCAATCCTCTTTTGTCAGTTACTACAATCCACCAGAAGAGTCCACTGACATTAGCCCTATTTCTCCCATCCCCTCAGCTCCACCTCCAACCTATGGGCGTGTATTAAATCCACCTAAATCCGGCTATCAACCCCCGACGGCAGTCGCCACTCGTGCCCCATCCTTACCACTTCCATCCGCCCCACCAATTCCCACAGAATCACCCACAGTAGCGGATAACAGCATTGGGGGAGCGGATGATCCGAGCCAAGCTGCTGCCCTAACAACAGATGGTATTGGCATTATCGACGGGGGAACCGTTCCTAAAGGCAGAGTCCTAGTGAGTCTCAAAGGGGGACCTCAGGGTATTCAAAGCACCGTACGATATGGCATTTTGGGAGATCTCGAAGCCTTAGGCTATCTTGACTACTCCTTTGGTACTGTTGACGAGTCCGAGCAAGGTTTCGGCCTAAAATATCGCTTCCTCGACCAGGCGAAAGGCAAACCCTTAACCATTAGTGCTGCCGTCAACGTAGGGCTCACGGGCGAAACCTTTATCAACTATGCCACCAATAATCGAAATGAGTTCCAACAACGGGGCCTGAATAAAGCAGTTCCCACGATCTTCCAAGGCACCGATGGCAATGTCGGCAATAATCTGATCTATAGCGTCTCGTTGCCTGTCCATTATCAAGCGACGGACCGGTTAAATTTATGGGTCACCCCTACCTTTAGCTACGTTCAAGATAGAGATATTGCGGTCGGAGGCTTTAATTTTGGCGGCTCCTACGAAATCGTTAATAATCTAAATTTCATTGCCGAAGTCGGGGCTAGTTTTGCTGGCCGAGGCAACGCCTTCCTCAATAACACCTTGGGTGACGCTATTCCTTGGAATGTGGGGTTCCGGTATGATTCCTCAACACTATTTGGATTTACTCCCGGCAGTAAACAACTCATTTTTGACTTGTATGCCACCAACCGAGTGGGAACATCACCCTGGAACCAACTTCGAGTCCGAGACCAGGATGAGCCCACAATTGGCGTAGGGGTTCACCTCTTGTGGTAG
- a CDS encoding helix-turn-helix transcriptional regulator produces MGLTPLIHAIISAKTESELRSQLLDKAGYCTGSQAWGLDLLDYQQKIMGSDLQGLPVSFCNRYQAIGRDQDITSQQMLRQHIPIQLCSLSSQKQPSNEMDDLFKTYHIEHGVVAPILGSGQLLGGLYFLRHQGYPPFKTRDLLRISTLCQHLAVQFTTLRFNHQASAKHAVLTDRELEIVDLVAQGFTNREISHYLHISVDGVKQRLKRLYRKVGVANRAALVAKVKGVANGSGMP; encoded by the coding sequence ATGGGATTGACACCCTTAATCCATGCCATTATCTCTGCCAAGACCGAATCTGAGTTGCGATCGCAGCTATTGGACAAGGCAGGTTATTGCACAGGATCCCAAGCTTGGGGGCTAGATCTTCTGGACTATCAGCAAAAAATCATGGGCTCAGATCTGCAAGGACTCCCCGTATCCTTTTGCAATCGCTATCAAGCCATTGGTCGTGATCAAGACATTACCAGCCAGCAGATGCTTCGTCAGCACATTCCTATACAGCTGTGCTCCCTTTCTTCTCAAAAGCAACCATCCAATGAAATGGATGATCTGTTCAAGACCTACCATATCGAACATGGCGTGGTAGCTCCAATTTTAGGTTCAGGTCAATTACTGGGTGGCCTCTACTTTCTGCGTCATCAAGGTTATCCTCCCTTCAAAACCAGGGATTTACTGCGTATCAGCACTTTATGCCAGCATTTAGCCGTTCAATTTACGACCCTTCGCTTCAATCACCAAGCTTCGGCGAAACACGCCGTCCTCACAGATCGAGAATTAGAGATCGTTGATCTTGTAGCCCAAGGGTTCACCAATCGAGAGATTAGTCATTACCTACACATCAGTGTAGATGGGGTGAAACAAAGGTTGAAACGTCTATACAGAAAAGTTGGTGTTGCCAATCGAGCTGCCCTAGTAGCCAAGGTGAAGGGCGTAGCTAATGGATCGGGGATGCCTTAG